From the genome of Fundulus heteroclitus isolate FHET01 chromosome 9, MU-UCD_Fhet_4.1, whole genome shotgun sequence, one region includes:
- the crb1 gene encoding protein crumbs homolog 1 isoform X2 — translation MMLAPAPWILWILLLGTGSRCQQVINHCDSSPCQNGGGCESLAGGFACRCPTQSQDGVLYGGATCDVKLVGCEGHECLNQGSCSPFLLDGTHGYTCSCGPGHTGPLCNTPTTFSFERRGYLLLHNPLLNADLTCNITLSFKTVLPSALLFQRTIRGLLLQLELAGGQLGLTLRREESEAESRVLLLPRNVTDGEWHTVEAVLSNEDLSLRLLGEAGGCGSRPCYAVAPVQSTLMGLGTSPQNTFIGGTLDHPSGSSRLPASPAFIGCMRDVFVDWQLVVPGEWLSDSAVNVAPGCSHRDRCRGEPCQNGGRCVNLWQSYQCQCARPYEGHDCEEEHVPARFGNEDSHSFAAFSVTDDLGQNISISLFLRTRRQNGLLLVLASSNSSSLYLRLWLEAGRVTLRLQNSEVLKAQRAIHDGEVHFVHVEVLDGQMSLYVAGQKQGDVEVRAVDVRAGDWVFVGGLPEKRATSEFGGFFKGCIQDLRINDRRLQFFGPDTSVGSYLPELMENVTAGCSGDNACSRNPCLNGGICFSEWDDFTCTCPSSTAGRRCEEVKWCELAPCPAAAECKMLPQGYECYSNATFLNDSTVMAFRGNGHISRNITSLSLTLRTRKLNAAILHAEKGSSFVTVSVQDGVLFMELQSSSRGLRGVEEEDKDEKREEGVSTVSLSSRKRITDGEWHTAHLLMTAPWAQSSRWTLVLDDEIEEASISRGQGSNLNFLREGVDIYLGGLAPFAGWSLAGCLGTVELGGIALPYFRPAEVNLPRLQEEQFVQASPKPALPGCRGAPVCEPSPCLNDGQCQDLFNAYNCTCAEGWAGRRCDVLIDTCASGPCVHGNCTVDGLAYRCTCEFGYTGADCEEELDVCENHLCANGATCLHGPEKYACFCAENFTGPFCSERVEEPPWYIVVRKVKPKLPVSVCGDETRNYTCFNGGNCTDRELSCDCPPGFLGHRCEQEVDECESNPCLNGGYCRNLINRFVCVCDMSFAGDVCQMDLTSEGRTSDILLPISLASVIALLVLVLTSVGLVAALNRRATHGTYSPSRQEKDGSRVEMWSITQPPPMERLI, via the exons ATGATGTTGGCGCCTGCACCATGGATTTTGTGGATTTTATTGCTTGGGACAG GTTCCCGCTGCCAACAGGTGATAAACCACTGTGACTCCAGTCCCTGCCAGAATGGGGGTGGGTGTGAGAGCCTCGCCGGGGGCTTCGCCTGCCGCTGCCCCACACAGAGCCAGGACGGCGTCCTCTACGGAGGAGCGACCTGCGACGTGAAGCTAGTCGGCTGTGAAGGACACGAATGCCTCAACCAGGGCTCCTGCTCTCCGTTCCTGCTGGACGGGACTCATGGTTACACCTGTTCCTGCGGCCCCGGGCACACGGGACCACTCTGCAACACCCCGACCACCTTTTCCTTCGAGCGCCGAGGCTACCTGTTGCTCCACAACCCGCTGCTGAACGCAGATCTGACCTGCAACATCACGCTGAGCTTCAAGACAGTCCTGCCGTCGGCGTTGCTGTTCCAGAGGACCATCCGGGGGCTTCTGCTGCAGCTTGAGCTGGCGGGGGGCCAGCTGGGCCTGACGCTGAGGAGGGAGGAATCTGAAGCAGAGAGTCGGGTCCTGCTGCTTCCACGCAACGTCACCGACGGAGAGTGGCACACGGTGGAGGCTGTGCTCTCAAACGAGGATTTAAGCCTTCGACTGCTGGGTGAGGCTGGGGGCTGTGGGAGCCGGCCATGCTACGCAGTGGCCCCGGTCCAGAGCACCCTGATGGGGCTGGGCACCTCCCCTCAGAACACTTTTATCGGGGGGACCCTCGACCATCCGAGCGGGTCCAGCAGACTCCCGGCGTCGCCTGCGTTCATCGGCTGCATGCGCGACGTGTTTGTAGACTGGCAGCTTGTTGTTCCCGGGGAATGGCTGAGCGACTCCGCCGTGAACGTGGCCCCCGGCTGCAGCCACAGGGACCGCTGCCGGGGCGAGCCGTGCCAGAACGGGGGCCGGTGTGTAAACCTGTGGCAGAGCTACCAGTGCCAGTGTGCAAGGCCTTACGAGGGGCACGACTGCGAGGAGG AGCACGTTCCAGCTCGCTTCGGCAACGAGGACTCGCACAGCTTCGCGGCCTTCAGCGTCACCGATGACCTGGGTCAGAACATCTCCATCTCGCTGTTCCTGCGCACACGGAGGCAGAACGGACTCCTGCTGGTGCTCgccagcagcaacagcagcagcctgtaCCTGCGCCTGTGGCTTGAGGCTGGCAGGGTCACGCTTCGTCTCCAGAACTCTGAGGTCCTGAAGGCGCAGAGAGCGATTCACGATGGAGAAGTCCACTTTGTGCATGTCGAGGTGCTGGATGGTCAGATGTCGCTGTATGTAGCGGGTCAGAAGCAAGGGGACGTCGAAGTAAGGGCCGTCGACGTCCGAGCAGGCGACTGGGTTTTCGTCGGCGGTCTGCCGGAGAAGAGAGCCACATCTGAGTTTGGTGGATTCTTCAAAGGCTGCATCCAGGATTTGAGGATCAACGACAGGAGGCTGCAGTTCTTCGGGCCGGACACTTCGGTGGGGTCGTATCTTCCTGAGCTGATGGAAAACGTGACAGCTGGGTGCTCTGGAGACAACGCCTGCAGC AGGAATCCCTGCCTAAACGGGGGCATTTGCTTCTCGGAGTGGGACGACTTCACCTGCACCTGccccagcagcacagcagggcGGCGCTGTGAGGAGGTGAAGTGGTGCGAGCTGGCGCCGTGCCCCGCCGCTGCAGAGTGCAAGATGCTGCCGCAGGGATACGAGT gttACTCCAATGCAACTTTCCTCAACGACAGCACAGTGATGGCCTTTCGGGGAAACGGCCACATTTCCCGGAACATCACCAGCCTGTCGCTAACCCTCCGCACGCGGAAGCTGAACGCCGCCATCCTGCATGCGGAGAAAGGCTCCTCCTTCGTCACGGTTTCTGTTCAGGACGGAGTCCTCTTCATGGAGCTTCAGAGCTCCTCCAGAGGCCTCCGCGgcgtggaggaggaggacaaaGATGAGAAGAGAGAGGAAGGCGTGTCGACGGTGAGcctcagcagcaggaagaggatCACTGACGGCGAGTGGCACACGGCCCATCTGCTAATGACGGCACCGTGGGCTCAGTCCTCTCGTTGGACTTTGGTGCTTGATGACGAAATCGAGGAAGCCAGCATCTCCAGAGGCCAGGGCAGCAACCTGAACTTCCTCAGGGAAGGGGTGGACATCTACCTGGGTGGCCTGGCTCCTTTCGCCGGCTGGTCCCTGGCTGGTTGTCTGGGCACGGTGGAGCTGGGCGGCATTGCTCTGCCTTACTTCAGACCTGCGGAGGTGAACCTCCCGCGGCTGCAGGAGGAGCAGTTCGTTCAAGCGTCACCGAAGCCTGCCCTGCCCGGCTGCAGAGGGGCGCCGGTGTGTGAGCCCAGCCCCTGCCTCAACGACGGCCAGTGCCAGGACCTTTTCAACGCCTACAACTGCACCTGCGCCGAGGGCTGGGCCGGCAGACGCTGCGACGTCCTGATAGACACCTGCGCTTCGGGCCCCTGTGTGCACGGCAACTGCACCGTCGACGGGCTCGCCTATCGGTGCACCTGCGAGTTCGGCTACACCGGGGCGGACTGTGAGGAAGAGCTGGATGTGTGTGAGAACCACCTGTGTGCCAACGGAGCCACCTGTCTGCACGGGCCGGAAAAGTACGCCTGCTTTTGTGCCGAGAACTTCACCGGACCTTTTTGCAG TGAACGCGTGGAAGAACCTCCTTGGTACATCGTTGTCAGAAAAgt AAAGCCCAAGCTGcctgtttctgtgtgtggcgacGAGACCAGAAACTACACCTGCTTCAACGGAGGGAACTGCACTGACCGGGAGCTCTCCTGCGACTGTCCTCCAGGATTCTTAGGTCACAG GTGCGAGCAGGAAGTGGATGAGTGCGAATCCAACCCGTGTCTGAATGGAGGCTACTGTCGAAACCTGATCAACAGGTTCGTCTGCGTGTGCGACATGAGCTTCGCTGGAGACGTGTGCCAGATGGAC CTGACCTCTGAGGGCCGGACCTCCGACATCTTGCTGCCCATCAGTCTGGCGTCCGTCATCGCGCTGCTGGTGCTGGTCCTGACCTCCGTCGGCTTAGTGGCCGCGCTAAATCGCCGCGCCACCCACGGCACCTACAGTCCCAGCCGGCAGGAGAAGGACGGATCCCGCGTGGAGATGTGGAGCATCACGCAGCCGCCGCCGATGGAGAGACTCATATGA
- the crb1 gene encoding protein crumbs homolog 1 isoform X1 — translation MEMHLTRRGTLDILAWIVFTSSLFLIDGASLDKPPPTVDPCFPNPCQNQAICRVRGDGYSCFCVPGFQGAHCQIDVNECASQPCRNGATCVDRVGQFYCLCPAGFTGTTCEIQTDQCQPQPCLHHGTCVDHAGGFRCVCHAGFQGDRCEINTDDCQEEPCQNGALCVDGVNEYSCDCSHTKFTGPHCEAPLAPCDSEPCFNSAICKDNQGNYTCECWPGFEGRNCEIDLNQCSSSPCMHGGRCIERAWLDFYDIKSLLPEPYDHRFVAGYTCVCPPGTTGSRCQQVINHCDSSPCQNGGGCESLAGGFACRCPTQSQDGVLYGGATCDVKLVGCEGHECLNQGSCSPFLLDGTHGYTCSCGPGHTGPLCNTPTTFSFERRGYLLLHNPLLNADLTCNITLSFKTVLPSALLFQRTIRGLLLQLELAGGQLGLTLRREESEAESRVLLLPRNVTDGEWHTVEAVLSNEDLSLRLLGEAGGCGSRPCYAVAPVQSTLMGLGTSPQNTFIGGTLDHPSGSSRLPASPAFIGCMRDVFVDWQLVVPGEWLSDSAVNVAPGCSHRDRCRGEPCQNGGRCVNLWQSYQCQCARPYEGHDCEEEHVPARFGNEDSHSFAAFSVTDDLGQNISISLFLRTRRQNGLLLVLASSNSSSLYLRLWLEAGRVTLRLQNSEVLKAQRAIHDGEVHFVHVEVLDGQMSLYVAGQKQGDVEVRAVDVRAGDWVFVGGLPEKRATSEFGGFFKGCIQDLRINDRRLQFFGPDTSVGSYLPELMENVTAGCSGDNACSRNPCLNGGICFSEWDDFTCTCPSSTAGRRCEEVKWCELAPCPAAAECKMLPQGYECYSNATFLNDSTVMAFRGNGHISRNITSLSLTLRTRKLNAAILHAEKGSSFVTVSVQDGVLFMELQSSSRGLRGVEEEDKDEKREEGVSTVSLSSRKRITDGEWHTAHLLMTAPWAQSSRWTLVLDDEIEEASISRGQGSNLNFLREGVDIYLGGLAPFAGWSLAGCLGTVELGGIALPYFRPAEVNLPRLQEEQFVQASPKPALPGCRGAPVCEPSPCLNDGQCQDLFNAYNCTCAEGWAGRRCDVLIDTCASGPCVHGNCTVDGLAYRCTCEFGYTGADCEEELDVCENHLCANGATCLHGPEKYACFCAENFTGPFCSERVEEPPWYIVVRKVKPKLPVSVCGDETRNYTCFNGGNCTDRELSCDCPPGFLGHRCEQEVDECESNPCLNGGYCRNLINRFVCVCDMSFAGDVCQMDLTSEGRTSDILLPISLASVIALLVLVLTSVGLVAALNRRATHGTYSPSRQEKDGSRVEMWSITQPPPMERLI, via the exons ATGGAAATGCATTTAACTCGCCGTGGTACTTTGGACATTCTTGCCTGGATAGTTTTCACCTCTTCACTGTTTCTAATAGATG GTGCATCCCTTGACAAGCCACCTCCAACTGTGGACCCTTGCTTCCCAAATCCGTGCCAGAATCAGGCAATATGCAGAGTCCGCGGGGACGGCTACTCCTGCTTCTGCGTGCCAGGCTTCCAGGGCGCTCACTGCCAGATAGATGTGAACGAGTGTGCCTCACAGCCCTGCAGGAACGGAGCCACCTGTGTGGACAGAGTGGGTCAATTCTACTGTTTGTGCCCCGCTGGATTCACAG GGACCACTTGTGAGATCCAGACCGATCAGTGTCAGCCACAGCCTTGTCTCCACCACGGCACTTGTGTCGACCACGCCGGAGGCTTTCGCTGCGTCTGCCACGCTGGTTTCCAAGGAGACCGATGCGAAATCAACACCGACGACTGCCAGGAGGAGCCGTGCCAAAACGGGGCCCTGTGTGTGGACGGGGTGAACGA ATACAGCTGTGACTGCTCACACACCAAGTTCACCGGCCCACACTGTGAGGCACCGCTGGCACCATGCGACTCTGAACCCTGCTTCAACAGCGCCATCTGCAAGGACAACCAGGGTAACTACACCTGTGAATGCTGGCCGG GGTTTGAGGGGCGTAACTGTGAGATAGACCTCAACCAGTGCAGCAGCAGTCCGTGCATGCATGGCGGCCGCTGCATCGAGAGGGCATGGCTGGATTTTTATGACATCAAGTCTCTGCTGCCTGAACCCTACGACCACAGATTTGTTGCAGGCTACACCTGCGTCTGTCCTCCAGGAACAACAG GTTCCCGCTGCCAACAGGTGATAAACCACTGTGACTCCAGTCCCTGCCAGAATGGGGGTGGGTGTGAGAGCCTCGCCGGGGGCTTCGCCTGCCGCTGCCCCACACAGAGCCAGGACGGCGTCCTCTACGGAGGAGCGACCTGCGACGTGAAGCTAGTCGGCTGTGAAGGACACGAATGCCTCAACCAGGGCTCCTGCTCTCCGTTCCTGCTGGACGGGACTCATGGTTACACCTGTTCCTGCGGCCCCGGGCACACGGGACCACTCTGCAACACCCCGACCACCTTTTCCTTCGAGCGCCGAGGCTACCTGTTGCTCCACAACCCGCTGCTGAACGCAGATCTGACCTGCAACATCACGCTGAGCTTCAAGACAGTCCTGCCGTCGGCGTTGCTGTTCCAGAGGACCATCCGGGGGCTTCTGCTGCAGCTTGAGCTGGCGGGGGGCCAGCTGGGCCTGACGCTGAGGAGGGAGGAATCTGAAGCAGAGAGTCGGGTCCTGCTGCTTCCACGCAACGTCACCGACGGAGAGTGGCACACGGTGGAGGCTGTGCTCTCAAACGAGGATTTAAGCCTTCGACTGCTGGGTGAGGCTGGGGGCTGTGGGAGCCGGCCATGCTACGCAGTGGCCCCGGTCCAGAGCACCCTGATGGGGCTGGGCACCTCCCCTCAGAACACTTTTATCGGGGGGACCCTCGACCATCCGAGCGGGTCCAGCAGACTCCCGGCGTCGCCTGCGTTCATCGGCTGCATGCGCGACGTGTTTGTAGACTGGCAGCTTGTTGTTCCCGGGGAATGGCTGAGCGACTCCGCCGTGAACGTGGCCCCCGGCTGCAGCCACAGGGACCGCTGCCGGGGCGAGCCGTGCCAGAACGGGGGCCGGTGTGTAAACCTGTGGCAGAGCTACCAGTGCCAGTGTGCAAGGCCTTACGAGGGGCACGACTGCGAGGAGG AGCACGTTCCAGCTCGCTTCGGCAACGAGGACTCGCACAGCTTCGCGGCCTTCAGCGTCACCGATGACCTGGGTCAGAACATCTCCATCTCGCTGTTCCTGCGCACACGGAGGCAGAACGGACTCCTGCTGGTGCTCgccagcagcaacagcagcagcctgtaCCTGCGCCTGTGGCTTGAGGCTGGCAGGGTCACGCTTCGTCTCCAGAACTCTGAGGTCCTGAAGGCGCAGAGAGCGATTCACGATGGAGAAGTCCACTTTGTGCATGTCGAGGTGCTGGATGGTCAGATGTCGCTGTATGTAGCGGGTCAGAAGCAAGGGGACGTCGAAGTAAGGGCCGTCGACGTCCGAGCAGGCGACTGGGTTTTCGTCGGCGGTCTGCCGGAGAAGAGAGCCACATCTGAGTTTGGTGGATTCTTCAAAGGCTGCATCCAGGATTTGAGGATCAACGACAGGAGGCTGCAGTTCTTCGGGCCGGACACTTCGGTGGGGTCGTATCTTCCTGAGCTGATGGAAAACGTGACAGCTGGGTGCTCTGGAGACAACGCCTGCAGC AGGAATCCCTGCCTAAACGGGGGCATTTGCTTCTCGGAGTGGGACGACTTCACCTGCACCTGccccagcagcacagcagggcGGCGCTGTGAGGAGGTGAAGTGGTGCGAGCTGGCGCCGTGCCCCGCCGCTGCAGAGTGCAAGATGCTGCCGCAGGGATACGAGT gttACTCCAATGCAACTTTCCTCAACGACAGCACAGTGATGGCCTTTCGGGGAAACGGCCACATTTCCCGGAACATCACCAGCCTGTCGCTAACCCTCCGCACGCGGAAGCTGAACGCCGCCATCCTGCATGCGGAGAAAGGCTCCTCCTTCGTCACGGTTTCTGTTCAGGACGGAGTCCTCTTCATGGAGCTTCAGAGCTCCTCCAGAGGCCTCCGCGgcgtggaggaggaggacaaaGATGAGAAGAGAGAGGAAGGCGTGTCGACGGTGAGcctcagcagcaggaagaggatCACTGACGGCGAGTGGCACACGGCCCATCTGCTAATGACGGCACCGTGGGCTCAGTCCTCTCGTTGGACTTTGGTGCTTGATGACGAAATCGAGGAAGCCAGCATCTCCAGAGGCCAGGGCAGCAACCTGAACTTCCTCAGGGAAGGGGTGGACATCTACCTGGGTGGCCTGGCTCCTTTCGCCGGCTGGTCCCTGGCTGGTTGTCTGGGCACGGTGGAGCTGGGCGGCATTGCTCTGCCTTACTTCAGACCTGCGGAGGTGAACCTCCCGCGGCTGCAGGAGGAGCAGTTCGTTCAAGCGTCACCGAAGCCTGCCCTGCCCGGCTGCAGAGGGGCGCCGGTGTGTGAGCCCAGCCCCTGCCTCAACGACGGCCAGTGCCAGGACCTTTTCAACGCCTACAACTGCACCTGCGCCGAGGGCTGGGCCGGCAGACGCTGCGACGTCCTGATAGACACCTGCGCTTCGGGCCCCTGTGTGCACGGCAACTGCACCGTCGACGGGCTCGCCTATCGGTGCACCTGCGAGTTCGGCTACACCGGGGCGGACTGTGAGGAAGAGCTGGATGTGTGTGAGAACCACCTGTGTGCCAACGGAGCCACCTGTCTGCACGGGCCGGAAAAGTACGCCTGCTTTTGTGCCGAGAACTTCACCGGACCTTTTTGCAG TGAACGCGTGGAAGAACCTCCTTGGTACATCGTTGTCAGAAAAgt AAAGCCCAAGCTGcctgtttctgtgtgtggcgacGAGACCAGAAACTACACCTGCTTCAACGGAGGGAACTGCACTGACCGGGAGCTCTCCTGCGACTGTCCTCCAGGATTCTTAGGTCACAG GTGCGAGCAGGAAGTGGATGAGTGCGAATCCAACCCGTGTCTGAATGGAGGCTACTGTCGAAACCTGATCAACAGGTTCGTCTGCGTGTGCGACATGAGCTTCGCTGGAGACGTGTGCCAGATGGAC CTGACCTCTGAGGGCCGGACCTCCGACATCTTGCTGCCCATCAGTCTGGCGTCCGTCATCGCGCTGCTGGTGCTGGTCCTGACCTCCGTCGGCTTAGTGGCCGCGCTAAATCGCCGCGCCACCCACGGCACCTACAGTCCCAGCCGGCAGGAGAAGGACGGATCCCGCGTGGAGATGTGGAGCATCACGCAGCCGCCGCCGATGGAGAGACTCATATGA
- the fam163a gene encoding protein FAM163A, producing MTAGTVVITGGILATVILLCIIAVLCYCRLQYYCCKKNGSDSGSLSQQHFACNACSITGLDGPIITPVSLSPPEPAKSFNPSKPAVGQRRYCPTCSPYDSPFYIRTTDEIRNGGERVTYMPTHYENQALAMPLPAVRGSLLRDTQRGRPPDFYTNTRAISTEV from the exons ATGACAGCTGGAACCGTTGTCATAACTGGAGGAATACTGGCCACAGTGATACTTCTGTGTATCATAGCCGTGCTCTGCTACTGTAGACTCCAG TACTACTGCTGTAAGAAGAATGGGTCTGACAGCGGCTCCCTCTCTCAGcaacactttgcttgcaacgcCTGCAGCATCACTGGCCTGGATGGACCGATCATCACGCCTGTGTCGCTGTCGCCACCGGAACCGGCCAAGTCCTTCAACCCCTCCAAACCCGCTGTGGGGCAACGCCGCTACTGTCCCACCTGCTCCCCCTACGACTCCCCCTTCTACATCCGTACCACTGACGAGATACGCAACGGCGGAGAGCGCGTCACCTACATGCCAACACACTATGAGAACCAGGCGCTGGCAATGCCGCTGCCGGCCGTCCGAGGCTCCCTGTTGAGGGACACCCAGCGAGGTCGGCCGCCTGATTTCTACACCAACACCCGAGCCATCAGCACAGAGGTGTGA